One genomic region from Fictibacillus marinisediminis encodes:
- the lpdA gene encoding dihydrolipoyl dehydrogenase, with product MVVGEFTQKRQLIIAGGGPGGYNAAIRAAQLGMEVTIIEKEKLGGVCLNTGCIPSKTLTHAAAAFASLSHLNEMGIQTGEAGFELQTFKEYQQKTVSALQKGIEALCKANKIEVITGTATFMSGNRIGVDSGHHYEMYEYEKAIIAVGASPVLPHGIVPVEGKIISADELPRLQELPEHLVISGSDYIALETAMAYRNLGSEVSVICEDDTFGLDESIFKELHRVLKKSKIKLFKNSTLLEAYSSETNVAITIQSDQEKITLDASHLMVSGESRPNTKDLGLEFLNISTDKQGFIMVNEFGETNVDGIYAAGDCTIGRRLASKAIKQGKVAAEHISGMNTSFNLALVPLIIQTVPPIASVGLTEGEARQQGYEVKTGQFAMGGNGFASIAGQKDGLTKMVIDEKTDLLLGVHMMGAGAAELIQAGTTALEMVARDEDIAYPVYAHPSLSEAWLEAVEHAAGKAIHIPPARKKATSRS from the coding sequence ATGGTCGTAGGAGAATTTACACAAAAGCGGCAGCTGATCATAGCGGGTGGAGGGCCAGGAGGCTATAATGCAGCCATCCGGGCGGCACAGCTTGGCATGGAAGTGACCATCATAGAAAAGGAAAAGCTGGGCGGGGTATGTCTGAATACGGGATGCATTCCATCCAAGACTCTGACGCATGCGGCGGCAGCATTCGCTTCATTGTCTCATTTGAACGAAATGGGCATCCAAACAGGAGAAGCTGGATTTGAACTGCAGACATTTAAAGAGTATCAGCAAAAAACAGTATCAGCTCTGCAAAAAGGGATAGAGGCTCTTTGCAAAGCAAATAAAATCGAAGTCATCACCGGTACAGCTACATTTATGTCTGGGAACCGGATCGGTGTAGATTCCGGCCATCATTATGAAATGTATGAGTATGAAAAAGCGATTATTGCCGTGGGAGCATCGCCTGTATTACCTCACGGAATCGTGCCGGTGGAAGGAAAGATTATCAGTGCCGATGAACTTCCGCGCCTTCAGGAGCTGCCAGAACATCTTGTGATCAGCGGATCGGATTACATCGCGCTTGAAACGGCAATGGCTTATCGAAACCTGGGCTCGGAAGTTTCCGTCATCTGTGAGGACGATACATTTGGACTGGATGAATCCATCTTTAAAGAACTTCATCGGGTATTAAAAAAGTCCAAGATTAAGCTTTTCAAAAACAGCACACTGCTCGAAGCCTATTCATCAGAAACCAATGTCGCTATTACCATTCAAAGCGATCAGGAGAAAATCACTCTGGATGCCAGCCACCTGATGGTTTCAGGTGAATCCAGGCCAAACACGAAGGATCTGGGATTGGAATTCTTAAACATCAGCACCGATAAGCAAGGATTTATAATGGTCAATGAATTCGGTGAAACAAATGTTGATGGAATTTATGCTGCAGGAGACTGCACAATCGGCAGGAGGCTTGCCAGCAAGGCGATCAAGCAAGGAAAAGTGGCGGCTGAGCATATCAGCGGCATGAACACATCCTTTAACTTGGCGCTGGTACCGCTTATCATTCAAACTGTTCCTCCAATCGCATCAGTAGGATTGACAGAAGGAGAGGCGAGGCAGCAAGGCTATGAGGTGAAGACCGGCCAGTTTGCCATGGGAGGCAACGGGTTTGCCAGTATTGCCGGACAGAAGGATGGTCTCACAAAAATGGTCATTGATGAGAAGACAGATCTTCTTCTCGGTGTTCACATGATGGGTGCCGGTGCAGCGGAATTAATTCAGGCAGGTACAACGGCCCTTGAAATGGTAGCCAGGGATGAAGACATAGCCTATCCGGTTTATGCGCATCCATCGTTAAGTGAAGCATGGCTTGAAGCGGTTGAGCACGCAGCCGGAAAAGCGATTCATATTCCGCCTGCCAGGAAAAAGGCAACCTCACGATCGTAA
- a CDS encoding helix-turn-helix domain-containing protein, whose amino-acid sequence MNLNEVIGRRLKAMRGQRNWSLEKTANATGVSKPMLSQIERGESNPTVSTLWKIANGLGVSFSSFLEEDQPAIKKVNTADVEPIADKDGTFLVRPLFPMEPGKSFEIYSVELLPGCHYTSESHGDGVEEYILVEKGCLSLTVHQNYFNLSAGENIRFAADYVHVYENQENDPVRITMMIYYP is encoded by the coding sequence ATGAATTTGAATGAAGTTATAGGCAGAAGGTTAAAAGCGATGAGAGGGCAGCGGAACTGGAGCCTTGAAAAAACGGCAAATGCAACTGGAGTTTCTAAACCCATGCTCAGCCAGATTGAACGGGGAGAATCCAATCCCACCGTCAGTACACTGTGGAAAATCGCAAATGGGTTAGGTGTTTCGTTCAGTTCCTTTTTGGAGGAGGATCAGCCTGCTATCAAAAAAGTAAACACTGCGGATGTTGAACCGATAGCAGACAAAGATGGGACATTCCTTGTAAGGCCGCTATTTCCTATGGAGCCTGGAAAATCCTTCGAAATCTATTCTGTCGAACTTCTTCCAGGATGCCATTATACGTCTGAGTCCCATGGGGATGGTGTAGAAGAATACATTCTCGTGGAAAAAGGCTGCCTCTCATTAACTGTCCATCAAAACTATTTTAATTTGTCAGCAGGTGAAAATATTCGTTTTGCTGCAGACTATGTTCATGTATATGAAAATCAGGAGAATGACCCTGTAAGAATAACGATGATGATTTATTATCCATAG
- a CDS encoding AzlC family ABC transporter permease, whose translation MLPFPSAEKESHPFSTGIQAGLSIAIGYLPIAFTYGLLAKSSGLSLVETVGMSVIVFAGASQYIALSMIGAGTGAFEIIITAFIMNIRHLLMSASLNERMKDDAKWIKAIYGFLITDETFSVAATRTEKKLTSAFMLGLGLIAYGSWVVNSGVGYLIGAGLPATIQNGMAVALYAMFIGLLIPSAKKSRKVIALAGTAALLNSLFSLYEPLAGGWGIILSTLISSVGIEFFVKEEKVHGK comes from the coding sequence ATGCTGCCATTCCCTTCTGCAGAAAAGGAAAGTCACCCATTCTCTACAGGTATTCAGGCGGGGCTATCTATTGCTATTGGTTATTTGCCGATTGCTTTTACATATGGATTGCTGGCGAAATCAAGCGGGCTGTCGTTGGTTGAAACGGTTGGAATGAGTGTCATCGTTTTTGCAGGTGCTTCCCAGTACATTGCTCTTTCGATGATTGGAGCAGGTACGGGTGCTTTTGAAATCATCATAACCGCGTTTATTATGAATATCCGCCATTTATTGATGAGTGCTTCATTAAACGAAAGAATGAAAGATGACGCTAAGTGGATTAAAGCTATTTACGGATTTCTGATTACGGACGAGACGTTCTCAGTAGCAGCCACACGAACAGAAAAGAAGCTGACATCAGCTTTTATGCTCGGTTTAGGTTTAATTGCGTATGGCAGCTGGGTCGTTAATTCAGGGGTCGGCTATTTGATTGGTGCTGGACTCCCTGCAACGATCCAAAACGGTATGGCAGTTGCTCTTTACGCGATGTTCATCGGGCTCTTGATTCCTTCTGCGAAAAAATCACGAAAAGTCATCGCATTGGCAGGAACAGCTGCACTTCTTAACTCGCTCTTTTCTCTTTATGAACCGTTGGCAGGCGGCTGGGGAATCATTTTATCAACTCTTATTTCTTCGGTAGGTATTGAATTTTTTGTTAAGGAGGAGAAGGTTCATGGAAAATAA
- a CDS encoding AzlD domain-containing protein has translation MENNLLWMIAGMGVVTYLPRVLPLVLINTNRIPPRLQRILSNVPFAILGALIFPGILHINGDSMWFGLLGACVAGLTAYLNWNIILVVLSSVAALSICSFFMG, from the coding sequence ATGGAAAATAATCTGCTTTGGATGATTGCAGGCATGGGAGTTGTGACTTATCTTCCGCGTGTCCTGCCTCTTGTACTCATCAATACGAACCGAATTCCTCCCAGACTGCAGCGGATTTTGAGCAATGTTCCTTTTGCCATTCTCGGAGCATTGATTTTCCCCGGGATCCTGCATATAAACGGGGACAGTATGTGGTTTGGATTATTGGGGGCATGTGTGGCAGGCTTGACCGCGTATCTGAACTGGAACATAATTTTAGTGGTTTTAAGCTCTGTTGCGGCTTTAAGCATTTGCTCCTTTTTTATGGGATAA
- a CDS encoding Cof-type HAD-IIB family hydrolase, with the protein MKLIAIDMDGTLVSKQLKVTKANKEAIEKAREKGHMVVIATGRSFDEARYTLSEAELYLPLICVNGAEIRSDKWEKVTSIPIPSKQYFDIEKALRANGIYYEVYTSEGTYTDNREKAFKVMKDIVLTSNPEATEDDVHKAALRRFKLGTVKYISDYDKLMEKEGLEVYKILAFSSEQEKITNSVDRLSKIDHLAVSSSANNNLEITNADAQKGVALEKFAKLHNISLNDTMAIGDNYNDVSMLEKAGISVAMGNAYDEIKQIAKHVTKTNDESGVAYAIENYLEERKTSLA; encoded by the coding sequence ATGAAACTGATAGCAATAGATATGGACGGAACACTTGTAAGCAAACAATTGAAAGTGACGAAAGCGAACAAAGAAGCTATTGAGAAAGCCAGGGAAAAAGGCCATATGGTTGTGATTGCTACGGGACGTTCCTTTGATGAAGCGAGATATACACTCAGTGAAGCAGAATTGTATCTTCCGTTGATTTGTGTGAACGGCGCTGAGATTCGCTCGGATAAATGGGAAAAGGTTACGAGCATTCCTATCCCGTCAAAACAATACTTTGACATTGAAAAAGCGCTTCGTGCCAACGGCATCTATTATGAAGTGTATACGAGTGAGGGCACCTATACAGATAACCGTGAAAAAGCGTTTAAAGTCATGAAAGACATCGTTCTGACTTCAAACCCTGAAGCCACAGAAGATGATGTCCATAAAGCGGCATTAAGGCGTTTTAAATTGGGTACAGTTAAATATATTAGCGATTATGACAAGCTGATGGAAAAAGAAGGTCTCGAAGTATACAAAATTTTGGCCTTCTCGAGTGAGCAGGAAAAAATCACAAACTCTGTAGACAGGCTGAGCAAGATTGATCATCTCGCCGTCAGTTCATCCGCAAATAATAACCTTGAGATTACAAATGCGGATGCTCAAAAAGGAGTTGCCCTTGAGAAGTTTGCCAAACTGCACAACATCAGCCTGAACGATACGATGGCGATCGGCGATAACTATAACGATGTCTCCATGCTTGAAAAGGCAGGCATCAGTGTTGCCATGGGGAATGCTTACGATGAAATCAAACAGATTGCAAAACATGTGACCAAAACGAATGATGAGAGCGGAGTCGCCTATGCGATCGAAAATTATTTGGAAGAACGGAAGACGAGCCTTGCTTAA
- a CDS encoding glycerophosphodiester phosphodiesterase codes for MTSLLSAAVLGASLFAGHNADAESVQKHHDVLDVAHRGASGYAPEHTLTSYHMGDKMHGDYIEIDLQMTKDGKLIAMHDETVDRTTNGTGEVKDFTLNQIKQLDAGSWFNEKYPQYAKPMYKGLKVPTLEEIFKTFGKNKNYYIETKSPDVYPGMEEKLISLVNKYHINKDTLLVQSFSKDSLLKVHKLDPSLKLIQLLEYKKHAVLTDQDLNSYKQYATGIGPNKDFLDKAYVQKAVNGGLEIHPYTVNETADMQRLIDWGVTGMFTNFPDKLHQVIEKNKQEQNHRPVNAE; via the coding sequence ATGACTTCTTTACTAAGTGCGGCCGTTCTTGGAGCCAGCCTGTTTGCAGGACATAATGCGGATGCTGAATCTGTTCAAAAACACCATGACGTTCTTGACGTCGCACATCGAGGTGCATCTGGCTATGCTCCGGAACATACGCTGACTTCCTATCATATGGGTGACAAGATGCATGGAGACTATATTGAGATTGACTTGCAGATGACGAAAGACGGCAAGCTGATCGCTATGCATGATGAAACCGTCGATCGTACAACAAACGGAACGGGAGAAGTGAAAGATTTCACTTTAAATCAAATCAAACAGCTTGATGCGGGTTCTTGGTTTAATGAAAAATATCCGCAATATGCGAAGCCGATGTACAAAGGGTTGAAAGTACCTACACTCGAAGAGATTTTCAAGACATTTGGCAAAAACAAAAATTACTACATAGAAACGAAATCACCAGATGTGTATCCAGGTATGGAGGAGAAGCTCATCAGCCTCGTGAATAAATATCACATCAATAAAGACACGCTGCTCGTTCAATCGTTCAGCAAAGACAGCCTGTTGAAAGTGCACAAGCTTGACCCATCTTTAAAATTAATTCAGCTTCTTGAATATAAGAAGCATGCAGTTTTAACTGACCAGGATCTTAATTCCTATAAGCAATATGCAACTGGAATCGGTCCAAACAAAGATTTCCTGGATAAAGCTTATGTACAAAAAGCGGTAAACGGCGGATTGGAAATTCATCCTTACACCGTGAATGAAACAGCAGATATGCAACGATTGATCGATTGGGGAGTAACAGGGATGTTCACGAACTTCCCGGATAAGCTTCATCAAGTGATTGAGAAAAATAAACAGGAGCAAAATCATCGCCCTGTAAACGCAGAATGA
- a CDS encoding YetF domain-containing protein yields the protein MNGITETVVRTLLGLIFLLIFTKVFGKKQLGELTYFNYATSIAFGNIVGEMIIHYREVPISNGLVAVLIWSFALLAIEFLVKRSPKSKLALEGEPCIVIKKGMIMQQALDKLNLGLDDLCMLLRNQEIFSITEVDYAIFEPNGQLSIKKKKTPDAAPSHFLPSELIVDGIVMQGNLREYGLTEEWIQKKLQNAGISSCKSVFFAQLQEDGTLYIAQKNNEKPLII from the coding sequence ATGAACGGTATCACAGAAACAGTAGTCAGGACATTACTTGGTTTGATCTTTCTATTGATCTTTACAAAAGTATTTGGAAAGAAGCAGTTAGGAGAGCTAACCTACTTTAATTATGCGACGAGTATTGCCTTTGGCAACATCGTCGGCGAAATGATTATTCACTATAGAGAGGTTCCTATTTCCAATGGCTTAGTCGCGGTTTTGATATGGAGTTTTGCTCTCCTGGCTATCGAGTTTCTTGTTAAACGGTCACCCAAGTCCAAATTGGCTTTGGAAGGTGAGCCTTGCATTGTTATAAAAAAAGGAATGATTATGCAGCAGGCGCTGGATAAGCTCAATCTCGGTCTGGATGATTTGTGCATGCTGCTGAGAAACCAGGAAATCTTCTCTATAACAGAAGTAGATTATGCTATCTTTGAGCCCAACGGACAGCTTAGTATAAAAAAGAAGAAAACGCCTGATGCTGCTCCCTCCCATTTCCTCCCTTCCGAACTGATTGTTGACGGAATTGTGATGCAAGGAAACTTGCGGGAATATGGACTTACTGAGGAATGGATCCAGAAGAAACTGCAAAATGCTGGTATCTCTTCCTGTAAATCTGTTTTTTTTGCACAGCTGCAGGAAGATGGTACCCTTTACATTGCTCAAAAAAATAACGAAAAGCCGCTCATCATCTGA
- a CDS encoding HAD family hydrolase, whose amino-acid sequence MREMIEKSKLLIFDLDGTLYEDTDHFDYYCRLLQQRVDVSIQGEFYYAYEEMKQGKHPVAIGKVYDLKEDASLTVDPLTLQVTAAHLWDGTQMNEETLKREYSGELTYDFERFIAIGDGWWLPYVTAMHYGLSQQDTWDCYNATKVYMVSDEFSLTKTPGLKESLERLKKEKHLVLMTNSDKEDVLRLLRELELQDVFHEIFPSSQKPVKTKEILMAITSKYKVKPDEAVSIGDNFINEIAPALLMRLNAVYIQPNGYDLQHDNLYIVPTLGQAF is encoded by the coding sequence ATGCGTGAAATGATAGAAAAAAGCAAGCTTTTAATCTTTGATTTAGATGGCACCCTTTATGAGGACACTGATCATTTTGACTATTATTGCCGTCTGCTTCAGCAGCGGGTGGATGTATCGATACAAGGAGAGTTTTATTACGCTTATGAAGAGATGAAACAGGGGAAACATCCTGTTGCCATCGGAAAAGTGTATGACTTGAAAGAAGATGCGTCGCTCACTGTCGATCCCCTGACTTTGCAGGTAACGGCTGCACATCTTTGGGACGGTACTCAAATGAATGAAGAAACCTTGAAGAGGGAGTACTCTGGAGAACTTACATATGATTTTGAACGCTTTATCGCTATTGGGGACGGCTGGTGGCTGCCCTATGTTACCGCCATGCATTACGGTCTGAGCCAGCAGGATACATGGGATTGCTACAACGCGACAAAGGTGTATATGGTCAGTGATGAGTTTTCACTTACAAAAACGCCAGGATTGAAGGAAAGCCTTGAGAGACTGAAGAAGGAAAAACACCTTGTTCTGATGACGAACAGTGATAAAGAAGATGTGCTGCGTCTGCTCCGTGAACTGGAGCTCCAGGATGTGTTTCATGAAATCTTTCCTTCCTCACAGAAGCCTGTAAAGACAAAAGAGATTCTGATGGCCATTACGTCCAAATATAAGGTGAAGCCGGATGAAGCGGTTTCCATCGGAGATAATTTTATCAACGAAATCGCACCGGCCCTGCTGATGAGGCTAAATGCCGTGTACATACAGCCGAATGGCTATGATCTGCAGCATGACAATCTTTATATTGTTCCTACTTTGGGACAGGCTTTTTAA
- a CDS encoding M48 family metallopeptidase, giving the protein MKKAILVAIGFILYGAAMWYYLMHGAQADLPVQFRGSAADPTMFMNDRQLKLSYDFSRIKDWIYFLSVPLEWLIYLLVLGFGISKKMRSTVKEVTRFSVIHTALYVLLLSFLSWILTFPLRYYSYTISRDYHISVQPFKGWMKDSLIDFWVGWIFTVLTVLVIYFFIRKSKKKWWLYAWLISIPFTIFMYFIQPVVIDPLYNKFYPLKDQVLKEKILTLAERADIPASNVYEVNMSEKTNSLNAYVNGIGSNLRIVLWDTTLDKLNDKQVLFVMAHEMGHYVMKHLYQNLIGAIILSFFGLFLGSRIYSWAISKWGKRWGIKGLSDIAGLPVLLLIFSLLSFVAGPVENAVSRKAEKDADRYAIEMTKNPDSAVGAFQQLTISGLSEVNPPKLVKFFLYGHPTMLERITFLDSYKHKYEPKELEKAKKQQR; this is encoded by the coding sequence GTGAAAAAAGCAATTCTGGTCGCTATTGGCTTTATTTTGTATGGAGCCGCCATGTGGTATTACTTAATGCATGGGGCTCAGGCCGATCTGCCGGTACAATTCAGAGGGTCTGCTGCTGATCCTACCATGTTTATGAATGATAGGCAGCTTAAGCTGAGCTATGATTTCTCAAGGATAAAGGATTGGATCTACTTTTTGTCTGTTCCGCTGGAATGGCTGATCTATCTGCTCGTTTTAGGTTTTGGAATATCAAAAAAAATGAGGAGCACTGTCAAGGAAGTGACACGTTTTTCAGTCATCCATACAGCCCTTTATGTCCTCTTGCTGTCCTTTTTGAGCTGGATTTTGACCTTTCCGCTTCGATACTACAGCTATACCATCTCCAGGGATTATCATATCTCCGTTCAGCCGTTCAAGGGATGGATGAAAGACAGCCTGATCGACTTTTGGGTAGGATGGATATTTACGGTATTAACTGTACTCGTCATCTACTTTTTTATCCGTAAAAGTAAGAAGAAGTGGTGGCTGTATGCGTGGCTGATCTCCATACCGTTCACCATCTTTATGTATTTCATCCAGCCCGTTGTGATTGATCCGCTTTATAATAAATTTTATCCTTTAAAGGACCAGGTACTGAAGGAGAAAATATTAACGCTGGCTGAACGGGCAGATATACCGGCTTCCAACGTATATGAAGTGAACATGTCGGAAAAGACCAATTCCCTCAATGCTTATGTAAATGGCATAGGGTCCAATCTGCGAATTGTATTATGGGATACGACGCTCGATAAACTGAACGATAAGCAGGTTTTGTTTGTCATGGCCCACGAGATGGGGCATTATGTGATGAAACATCTGTATCAGAATCTCATAGGTGCGATCATCCTGTCGTTCTTCGGCCTCTTCCTGGGAAGCAGAATTTATTCCTGGGCGATCTCAAAGTGGGGCAAACGGTGGGGTATCAAAGGACTGAGTGATATCGCTGGCTTGCCGGTGCTTCTCCTGATATTCAGTCTATTGTCGTTTGTTGCTGGTCCTGTTGAAAATGCGGTTTCCCGTAAAGCGGAGAAGGATGCAGACCGCTATGCCATTGAGATGACCAAGAATCCCGACTCAGCAGTTGGAGCTTTCCAGCAGCTGACAATATCAGGGCTCAGCGAAGTGAATCCCCCAAAGCTTGTGAAGTTCTTTTTGTATGGCCACCCCACTATGCTCGAAAGGATTACCTTCCTCGATTCCTACAAACATAAATACGAACCAAAGGAACTGGAGAAAGCAAAAAAGCAACAGCGATGA
- the motB gene encoding flagellar motor protein MotB — protein sequence MARKKKKHEDHVDESWLIPYSDMLTLLLALFIVLFAMSEVDASKFKQMASTFRSQFSGGTGVMEEQAPISSTESTPLPKKEKIVQLSIQEKERMEKAKEELESLHKVQKKIDNFIKDKHLSKSLQTKLTENGLLITILDNALFDSGSATVKTESVSIGKDLSKLLVTHPPRNIIIAGHTDNVPIETAKYKSNWELSAMRAINFMQIMMKNPHLSPKTLSASGYGEYRPRASNKTAQGKAKNRRVEVLVLPNYSLENAK from the coding sequence TTGGCTAGAAAAAAGAAAAAACATGAAGATCATGTAGATGAGTCATGGCTCATTCCTTATTCCGACATGCTGACTCTTCTCCTGGCGCTATTTATCGTTCTTTTTGCAATGAGTGAAGTGGATGCATCCAAGTTCAAACAGATGGCCAGCACGTTTCGCAGTCAATTCTCCGGCGGAACCGGAGTAATGGAAGAACAGGCACCCATCTCATCAACCGAATCAACGCCGCTTCCTAAAAAAGAAAAGATCGTACAATTATCGATTCAGGAAAAGGAACGGATGGAGAAGGCCAAAGAAGAGCTTGAATCCCTTCATAAGGTTCAGAAAAAAATAGACAATTTTATAAAAGACAAACATCTATCGAAAAGCCTGCAGACGAAACTAACTGAGAATGGCCTATTGATTACCATTTTGGATAATGCGCTCTTTGATTCAGGCAGTGCAACCGTCAAGACAGAATCGGTCAGTATAGGAAAGGATCTGTCTAAATTACTTGTCACCCATCCTCCCCGAAATATTATTATTGCAGGGCACACGGATAATGTTCCGATTGAGACGGCTAAGTACAAGTCAAACTGGGAATTAAGTGCGATGCGAGCCATTAACTTCATGCAAATCATGATGAAGAACCCGCATCTATCACCAAAAACACTAAGCGCCAGCGGCTATGGAGAATACCGGCCGAGAGCCAGCAACAAAACAGCACAAGGCAAAGCAAAAAACAGGCGTGTTGAAGTACTCGTCCTGCCAAACTATAGTCTTGAAAACGCAAAATAA
- the motA gene encoding flagellar motor stator protein MotA, with amino-acid sequence MDKTSVIGLIIGFVAIGVGMVLKGVAISSLFNPAALLIIFAGTAAAIMIAFPLNEVKKLPKLFKILFTDQKMVSMGELIAIFIEWATIARKEGLLALEPKSEEIDDPFLKQGIKMIVDGQSPEFIKDVLIKDLETMEERHLSNAGIFSQAGTYAPTLGVLGAVVGLVAALGHMDDIEALGHAISAAFIATLFGIFTGYVLWHPFANKLKRKSQNEVMLKEIMIEGLLSIQDGTSPKILEEKLLTYIPASERESLKEGVTIG; translated from the coding sequence ATGGATAAAACATCGGTGATTGGCTTGATCATTGGATTTGTTGCTATTGGTGTAGGTATGGTTTTGAAAGGGGTTGCTATCTCTTCGCTCTTCAATCCCGCAGCACTGCTGATTATCTTTGCAGGAACAGCTGCTGCCATCATGATTGCCTTTCCTTTAAACGAAGTAAAAAAACTTCCAAAGCTTTTTAAGATATTGTTTACCGATCAGAAGATGGTAAGCATGGGAGAACTGATTGCAATTTTCATTGAATGGGCAACTATCGCACGAAAGGAAGGCTTGCTTGCACTCGAACCGAAATCTGAAGAAATTGATGATCCATTTTTAAAACAAGGGATCAAAATGATTGTCGACGGCCAGTCCCCCGAATTTATCAAGGATGTTCTAATAAAGGATTTGGAAACGATGGAAGAACGCCATCTAAGCAACGCGGGCATCTTCTCACAGGCAGGCACCTATGCGCCGACGCTCGGAGTACTCGGAGCAGTTGTCGGTCTTGTTGCAGCCCTTGGACACATGGATGATATTGAGGCCCTCGGACATGCCATTTCTGCTGCTTTTATCGCAACGCTCTTTGGAATATTTACCGGGTATGTCCTATGGCACCCCTTTGCCAATAAATTAAAACGAAAATCACAGAATGAAGTCATGTTAAAAGAGATTATGATTGAAGGGCTTTTATCCATCCAGGATGGTACCTCTCCAAAAATATTGGAAGAAAAATTATTAACCTACATCCCGGCAAGCGAACGGGAAAGCCTAAAAGAGGGTGTCACCATTGGCTAG
- a CDS encoding RNA polymerase sigma factor, producing MSKLTDFELYLKVQNGDKSALEQIYDRYEKLLFSFAYRMTQRQDTAKDVVQEVFIKLWRKKGVYSEENLQQKAHSLKALLSFFLSCNMQGKKPIKKNIKRQVL from the coding sequence ATGTCAAAGCTTACGGATTTTGAACTTTATCTTAAAGTTCAAAACGGGGATAAATCAGCGCTTGAGCAGATTTACGACCGATACGAAAAGTTATTGTTTTCCTTTGCTTACCGAATGACCCAGAGGCAAGATACTGCAAAAGATGTGGTTCAGGAAGTTTTTATAAAACTTTGGAGAAAAAAAGGAGTTTATTCGGAAGAGAACCTACAGCAAAAAGCACACAGCCTAAAGGCTCTATTGTCCTTCTTTCTAAGCTGTAATATGCAGGGGAAGAAACCCATTAAGAAAAACATAAAGAGGCAGGTTCTATGA
- a CDS encoding TlpA disulfide reductase family protein, with translation MKIKPFIIVLILVGLIGLALWTSRQEAEPKDRNASKGTFSTVEENGRTGLKPGNKVPDFTITALNGEKVSIKDYRGKKVILNFWATWCPPCRKEMPDMQKVFNQYEGMKLEILAVNLRYTEKSTDSVSEFVKERKAAFPILLDTDGTVSKKFQAVSLPTSYLIDSKGIIQKKIIGPLSQNFMIDFAEKAK, from the coding sequence ATGAAAATAAAACCATTCATTATTGTTCTCATCCTCGTTGGTTTAATCGGGCTTGCCCTTTGGACATCAAGGCAGGAAGCAGAGCCTAAGGACCGGAATGCATCGAAGGGTACATTCAGCACGGTGGAGGAGAATGGACGTACAGGCTTAAAGCCAGGCAATAAAGTGCCGGATTTTACGATAACGGCACTGAACGGAGAAAAGGTTTCCATTAAAGATTACCGTGGTAAAAAGGTCATTCTGAATTTCTGGGCAACCTGGTGCCCTCCTTGCCGAAAAGAAATGCCCGATATGCAGAAAGTCTTCAACCAATATGAAGGAATGAAGCTGGAAATCCTGGCAGTAAATCTAAGGTATACAGAGAAAAGCACGGATTCGGTTTCAGAATTTGTAAAGGAACGAAAAGCAGCGTTTCCGATTTTGTTAGATACGGATGGAACGGTTAGTAAGAAGTTTCAGGCGGTTTCTCTTCCGACGAGTTATTTGATTGACTCCAAGGGGATAATCCAAAAAAAAATAATTGGACCTCTTTCTCAAAATTTTATGATTGATTTTGCAGAAAAGGCGAAATAA